In Pseudomonadota bacterium, one DNA window encodes the following:
- the lpxL gene encoding LpxL/LpxP family Kdo(2)-lipid IV(A) lauroyl/palmitoleoyl acyltransferase — protein MQYTYNWNVYPVFTLQPVRAAGYTSAVSDTTPTPNVPLTRFLGPRYWPVWLGLGFMRLSSWLPYRGLMLIGRLLGRLAYYAIPKRRRIAERNIAKCFADLSEQEQARLVKEHLQSIGTALMEISLAWWGSEKRLRELTELVGLEHLQAAQARGCGVVLLAGHFTTIEIGGVLLTRHAEFDAMYRKFENPLFEEVMRRKRERWARRVIKRGDFRQMLRSLKEGRTVLYMPDQAYVRKGHVLAPFFGHPAPTNTGTERLTRNTGAQVVPFLPVRKADGSGYRIMLFPALDDFPGDNSLANATRINQVFEAHVLEAPEQYLWMHRRFKDQPGFYD, from the coding sequence GTGCAGTATACCTACAATTGGAACGTATACCCCGTCTTCACGCTACAACCCGTGCGCGCCGCCGGGTACACTTCGGCTGTGTCCGACACTACGCCTACACCCAACGTACCCCTCACCCGCTTTCTGGGACCCCGCTACTGGCCGGTCTGGCTCGGTCTCGGCTTCATGCGTCTGAGCAGCTGGTTGCCGTATCGTGGCCTCATGCTGATCGGGCGCCTGCTGGGCAGGCTGGCGTACTACGCCATTCCCAAACGGCGTCGTATCGCCGAACGCAACATCGCCAAGTGTTTTGCCGATTTATCCGAGCAGGAGCAAGCGCGTCTCGTCAAAGAACACCTGCAATCTATCGGCACGGCACTGATGGAAATTTCATTGGCCTGGTGGGGTTCCGAAAAACGACTGCGCGAACTCACCGAATTGGTGGGCCTGGAGCATCTACAAGCGGCGCAGGCTCGAGGCTGCGGCGTCGTGCTCTTGGCCGGTCACTTCACGACGATTGAAATTGGCGGTGTCTTGCTCACGCGACACGCCGAGTTTGATGCGATGTACCGAAAGTTCGAAAACCCGCTTTTTGAGGAAGTCATGCGGCGCAAACGTGAGCGCTGGGCGCGAAGGGTGATCAAGCGCGGCGACTTCCGACAGATGCTGCGCAGCCTCAAAGAAGGACGCACCGTCCTGTATATGCCCGATCAGGCCTATGTGCGAAAAGGCCACGTACTGGCGCCGTTCTTCGGTCATCCGGCGCCCACCAACACCGGCACCGAGCGTCTTACGCGGAATACCGGCGCTCAGGTTGTACCCTTTTTACCGGTACGTAAAGCCGATGGCAGTGGCTATCGCATCATGCTCTTTCCAGCGCTTGACGATTTCCCAGGCGATAACTCTCTCGCTAACGCCACGCGCATCAATCAAGTATTTGAAGCACATGTGCTCGAAGCCCCCGAACAATATTTGTGGATGCATCGTCGCTTCAAAGATCAGCCTGGCTTTTACGACTGA